A stretch of Perognathus longimembris pacificus isolate PPM17 chromosome 1, ASM2315922v1, whole genome shotgun sequence DNA encodes these proteins:
- the Nopchap1 gene encoding NOP protein chaperone 1, with protein MEIHGELAAGASCSPPSTQGCPRVSVSKDLLTAGREGGGGIWDKLLINSKPDPRKTCTLQTIRIERSPLLDQVQTFLPQMAQANEKLQKEMAVAPPDRFNIENIDGTLGNVIQMDVALFEMNQSDSKEEDSSEESSQDTSEDSSESEDEDDSVPCEVTVDTIKLPNSGGAKGKIEVLDSPAGEEKK; from the exons ATGGAGATCCACGGCGAGCTGGCGGCCGGCGCGAGCTGCTCGCCGCCGTCCACTCAGGGCTGCCCGAGGGTCTCAGTGTCTAAAGACCTGTTGACGGCGGGGAGAGAAGGCGGAGGAG GTATATGGGACAAGTTACTCATCAACTCCAAGCCTGATCCCAGGAAGACCTGTACTCTTCAGACAATTCGGATAGAGAGAAGTCCAC TATTAGATCAAGTCCAGACCTTTCTCCCACAGATGGCCCAGGCAAATGAAAAGTTACAGAAAGAAATGGCAGTTGCTCCACCAGACCGTTTCAACATTGAAAATATTGATGGGACTCTTGGAAATGTTATACAAATG GATGTGGCCTTGTTTGAGATGAATCAGTCAGATTCAAAAGAAGAGGATAGTTCAGAAGAGAGTTCACAGGACACGTCTGAGGACAGTTCGGAATCCGAGGATGAGGATGACAGCGTCCCCTGTGAAGTCACTGTAGATACCATCAAGCTTCCTAATTCAGGAGGTGCAAAGGGCAAGATTGAAGTTTTGGACAGTCCAgcaggtgaagaaaagaaataa